One region of Neisseria mucosa genomic DNA includes:
- a CDS encoding DNA repair protein RecN, with protein sequence MLLALSLRDFVIVENLNLDFQSGFTVLTGETGAGKSITLDAIGLLLGDKADYSQVRSGAKEAQLSALFDISLLPELKAQLQEQGFLDEDAEELSIRRIIDAKGKSRSFINNQAATLAQLKAVGGQLIDIHGQNAHHSLNQESAQRELLDAFAGSKAQAETVRQLYQNWVNAKKALQEAQEHAETIIIERERLEWQFNELNQLDVKQGEWEALSQSHDSLAHSAELLQAAEEVGDYIDGDNGIQRQIYQCQKLLTNLQNIEPRFAESLNMLASIEAELGEISANMRDVAGRSDIDPNELAAQEQRMGELMGMARKYRIEPEALPQKLAEIDERLQSLQAAADLEALAQTVARNLVEYQEAAHVLSAMRHQAAGRLGEETTGHMQHLAMKGARFDIVLLPSSPTAHGLEQVQFQVAANKGNPSRPLNKVASGGELARISLALQVVTSQYTQVPTLIFDEVDTGIGGGVAEMVGKALRALGKKHQVLAVTHLPQVASCGENHWQVRKHSEGEQTVSEISVLDHQQRIEEIARMLGGEIITDTTRSHAAELISLAAA encoded by the coding sequence ATGCTGTTGGCACTTTCCCTGCGCGATTTTGTCATTGTTGAAAACCTCAATCTGGATTTCCAAAGCGGTTTTACCGTCTTGACCGGCGAAACAGGCGCGGGCAAATCGATTACGTTGGATGCAATCGGGCTTTTGTTGGGCGACAAAGCCGATTACAGCCAAGTCCGCAGCGGCGCGAAGGAAGCGCAGTTGTCGGCATTGTTCGACATCAGCCTTTTGCCCGAACTTAAAGCCCAATTGCAGGAGCAGGGTTTTTTGGACGAAGACGCGGAAGAACTCAGCATCCGCCGCATCATCGACGCCAAAGGAAAAAGCCGCAGCTTCATCAATAATCAGGCAGCCACGTTGGCACAGCTTAAAGCAGTCGGCGGGCAGCTTATCGACATCCACGGGCAAAACGCCCACCATTCCCTCAATCAAGAATCCGCCCAGCGCGAATTGTTGGACGCATTTGCAGGCAGTAAGGCGCAGGCGGAAACCGTCAGACAGCTTTATCAAAACTGGGTCAATGCGAAAAAAGCCCTCCAAGAGGCGCAGGAACACGCCGAGACCATCATTATCGAGCGTGAGCGTTTGGAATGGCAGTTCAACGAATTGAACCAGTTAGACGTCAAACAAGGCGAATGGGAAGCCCTCAGCCAAAGCCACGACAGCCTTGCCCATTCTGCCGAGCTGTTGCAAGCCGCCGAAGAAGTCGGCGACTACATTGATGGCGACAACGGCATCCAACGCCAAATTTATCAATGCCAAAAGCTATTGACCAATCTGCAAAACATCGAGCCGCGCTTTGCCGAAAGCCTGAATATGCTGGCGAGCATTGAAGCCGAATTGGGCGAAATCAGTGCCAATATGCGCGACGTCGCAGGCCGAAGCGACATCGATCCCAATGAATTGGCGGCGCAGGAGCAGCGCATGGGCGAGCTGATGGGGATGGCGCGGAAATACCGCATCGAGCCTGAAGCCCTGCCGCAAAAGCTGGCTGAAATCGACGAGCGCCTGCAAAGCCTGCAAGCCGCTGCCGATTTGGAAGCGTTGGCGCAAACCGTTGCCCGCAACCTTGTCGAATATCAGGAAGCCGCCCATGTTCTTTCCGCCATGCGCCATCAGGCGGCGGGCAGGTTGGGCGAGGAAACGACCGGACATATGCAGCATCTCGCCATGAAAGGCGCGCGTTTCGACATCGTCCTGCTGCCGTCTTCGCCCACAGCGCACGGTTTGGAGCAGGTACAGTTCCAAGTTGCCGCCAACAAAGGCAATCCGTCCCGTCCGCTGAACAAAGTCGCCTCTGGCGGCGAACTTGCCCGCATCAGCCTTGCCTTGCAGGTGGTCACCAGCCAATACACGCAAGTCCCCACGCTGATTTTTGACGAAGTTGATACCGGTATCGGCGGCGGCGTGGCAGAAATGGTCGGCAAAGCCCTGCGTGCTTTGGGTAAAAAACATCAGGTGCTCGCCGTGACCCACCTGCCGCAAGTCGCTTCCTGCGGTGAAAACCATTGGCAGGTGCGCAAACACAGCGAAGGCGAACAAACTGTCAGCGAAATCAGCGTGTTGGACCATCAGCAGCGTATCGAAGAAATCGCCCGTATGCTTGGCGGCGAAATCATTACCGACACGACCCGCAGCCATGCGGCAGAGTTAATCAGCCTTGCCGCCGCTTAA
- the ccoS gene encoding cbb3-type cytochrome oxidase assembly protein CcoS, with the protein MESMFILVPISIILAFAIGYFFWWSGKNGQFDDLEGPAHRILMDDDSTDKLLENEIEKEEQESEK; encoded by the coding sequence ATGGAAAGTATGTTTATCTTAGTGCCCATCAGCATTATTTTGGCGTTTGCCATCGGCTATTTTTTCTGGTGGTCGGGCAAAAACGGGCAGTTTGACGATCTCGAAGGACCGGCACACCGCATCCTGATGGACGACGATTCCACCGACAAACTGCTTGAAAACGAAATAGAAAAAGAAGAACAAGAATCCGAAAAATGA
- a CDS encoding acetate kinase (AckA utilizes acetate and can acetylate CheY which increases signal strength during flagellar rotation; utilizes magnesium and ATP; also involved in conversion of acetate to aceyl-CoA; also known to act on propionate) has protein sequence MTQKLILVLNCGSSSLKGAVLDNDSGEVLLSCLAEKLNLPDAYITFKVNGEKHKVDLSAKPDHTGAVEALMEELKAHGLDSRIGAIGHRVVSGGELYSESILVDDEVIAGIEKCIPLAPLHNPAHLLGLRAAQSIFKGLPNVVVFDTAFHQTMPEHAYTYAIPHELYEKYGLRRYGAHGTSYRYVSDETARFLGKDKKDLRMVIAHLGNGASITAVANGESRDTSMGLTPLEGLVMGTRSGDIDPAVFGFLAENANMTITQITDMLNKKSGLLGLSGLSNDCRTIEEESGKGHPGAKLALDVFIYRLAKYIGSMAVAAGGLDVLVFTGGIGENSDIIRERVLGYLGFLGLKADHEANLKARFGNAGVITTADSAAVAVVIPTNEELMIAHDTARLSGL, from the coding sequence ATGACCCAAAAACTCATCTTAGTTTTGAACTGCGGCAGCTCATCCCTCAAAGGCGCCGTGCTGGATAACGACAGCGGCGAAGTCCTGCTCAGCTGCCTTGCCGAAAAACTCAACCTGCCCGACGCTTACATCACGTTCAAAGTAAACGGCGAAAAACACAAAGTCGACCTGTCCGCCAAGCCCGACCACACCGGCGCAGTTGAAGCCCTGATGGAGGAACTCAAAGCCCACGGCCTCGACAGCCGCATCGGCGCTATCGGCCACCGCGTCGTCAGCGGCGGCGAACTGTACAGCGAATCCATCCTCGTTGACGACGAAGTCATCGCCGGCATCGAAAAATGTATCCCGCTCGCCCCGCTGCACAACCCCGCGCACCTCTTGGGCCTGCGTGCCGCACAAAGCATTTTCAAAGGCCTGCCCAACGTTGTCGTGTTCGACACCGCCTTCCACCAAACCATGCCGGAACACGCCTACACATACGCGATTCCGCATGAACTGTATGAAAAATACGGCTTGCGCCGCTACGGCGCACACGGTACCAGCTACCGCTACGTTTCTGATGAAACCGCCCGTTTCCTCGGCAAAGATAAAAAAGACCTGCGCATGGTGATTGCCCACTTGGGTAACGGCGCGTCCATTACCGCCGTCGCCAACGGCGAATCACGCGATACCAGCATGGGCCTGACCCCGCTGGAAGGCCTCGTGATGGGTACGCGCAGTGGCGACATCGATCCCGCAGTCTTCGGCTTCCTCGCTGAAAACGCCAACATGACCATCACCCAAATCACCGACATGCTGAACAAAAAATCCGGCCTGCTCGGCTTGTCCGGCCTGTCCAATGACTGCCGTACCATCGAAGAAGAATCCGGCAAAGGCCATCCCGGCGCGAAACTCGCCCTGGACGTCTTCATCTACCGCCTCGCCAAATACATCGGCAGCATGGCTGTGGCAGCCGGCGGCCTGGACGTGCTCGTCTTCACCGGCGGTATCGGCGAAAACTCCGACATCATCCGCGAGCGCGTACTCGGCTACTTGGGCTTCCTCGGTCTGAAAGCCGACCACGAAGCCAACCTGAAAGCCCGCTTCGGTAACGCAGGCGTGATTACGACTGCCGACAGCGCAGCCGTCGCCGTTGTTATCCCGACCAACGAAGAATTGATGATTGCACACGACACCGCCCGTTTGAGCGGTCTGTAA